From the genome of Verrucomicrobiia bacterium, one region includes:
- the sufB gene encoding Fe-S cluster assembly protein SufB: MSTATETIETLVKQEYKYGFYTDVEAESAPPGLNEDIIRLISAKKKEPEWMTEWRLKAYRHWLTLTEPRWQFVKFPTPDFQDITYYSAPKQKKDAPKSLDEVDPKLLETYEKLGIPLREREQLAGVAVDAVFDSVSVGTTYQKQLAEKGIIFCSMSEAIQKHSELVRKYIGSVVPYTDNFYAALNSAVFTDGSFCYIPKGVRCPMELSTYFRINAAKSGQFERTLIIADEGGQVSYLEGCTAPMRDENQLHAAVVELVALDNAQIKYSTVQNWYPGDENGVGGIYNFVTKRGLCKGKNSRITWTQVETGSAITWKYPSCVLLGDNSKGEFYSVAVTNNYQQADTGTKMIHIGKNTRSTIVSKGISAGRSQNSYRGLVKIQKTAAHARNFSQCDSMLIGSKCGAHTFPYIEVKNSTASVEHEATTSKIGEDQIFYCNQRGIQTQDAVNMIVNGFCKEVFKELPMEFAVEAQKLLGVSLEGSVG, encoded by the coding sequence ATGAGCACAGCAACGGAAACCATCGAGACCCTGGTCAAACAGGAATATAAATACGGTTTTTATACCGATGTGGAGGCGGAGTCCGCGCCGCCGGGATTGAATGAAGACATCATCCGGTTGATTTCAGCGAAGAAAAAAGAGCCGGAGTGGATGACGGAATGGCGGCTCAAGGCGTACCGGCATTGGCTCACTCTGACCGAGCCCCGGTGGCAGTTTGTAAAATTCCCCACGCCGGATTTCCAGGACATCACGTATTACTCGGCGCCGAAGCAGAAAAAAGACGCGCCGAAGAGTCTCGATGAGGTTGATCCCAAGCTGCTCGAAACTTACGAGAAGCTTGGCATCCCGCTGCGGGAACGCGAGCAGCTCGCGGGGGTGGCGGTGGATGCGGTGTTTGACAGCGTCAGCGTCGGCACGACTTACCAGAAGCAGCTCGCGGAAAAGGGCATCATCTTCTGCTCGATGAGTGAGGCGATTCAAAAACATTCGGAACTGGTCCGAAAATACATCGGCTCCGTGGTGCCCTATACGGATAATTTTTACGCCGCGTTGAATTCCGCGGTCTTCACGGATGGTTCGTTTTGTTACATCCCGAAAGGCGTGCGGTGTCCGATGGAACTTTCGACCTACTTCCGCATCAACGCCGCCAAGTCGGGACAGTTTGAGCGCACGTTGATCATTGCCGATGAGGGCGGGCAGGTCAGTTACCTGGAAGGTTGCACTGCGCCGATGCGCGATGAAAATCAGTTGCACGCGGCGGTCGTGGAACTGGTGGCGCTCGACAACGCGCAAATCAAATACAGCACGGTGCAGAATTGGTATCCGGGCGACGAGAACGGGGTGGGCGGCATTTACAATTTCGTGACCAAGCGCGGTTTGTGCAAAGGTAAAAACTCGCGCATCACCTGGACTCAGGTCGAGACGGGTTCGGCGATTACCTGGAAATATCCGAGTTGTGTGTTGCTTGGTGACAACTCGAAAGGAGAATTCTATTCCGTGGCGGTCACCAACAACTATCAGCAGGCGGACACCGGGACGAAGATGATTCACATCGGCAAGAACACCCGCAGTACGATTGTTTCCAAGGGCATCTCGGCCGGGCGCAGCCAGAACAGTTATCGCGGCCTGGTAAAAATTCAAAAGACCGCGGCCCACGCGCGAAATTTTTCGCAATGCGACTCGATGTTGATCGGTTCGAAGTGCGGCGCACACACGTTTCCGTACATTGAGGTGAAAAACTCCACCGCGTCGGTCGAACACGAGGCGACCACGTCGAAGATCGGCGAGGACCAGATTTTTTATTGCAACCAGCGCGGCATTCAAACGCAGGACGCCGTGAACATGATCGTGAACGGCTTTTGCAAGGAAGTATTCAAAGAGCTGCCGATGGAGTTTGCCGTGGAAGCGCAGAAGCTCCTCGGCGTCAGTTTGGAAGGGAGTGTCGGCTGA
- a CDS encoding transcriptional repressor: MNQADLSERLATSGFRFTPQRRCVYDVLLAKRDHPTAEEIYSRAKKAMPEISHATVYNCLDALVSCRLVRQVQLERGAARFCPNMEEHCHYYCDQCGAVFDVALTEGATAVPRPKGFRVDYYEIAVHGVCTDCAKKK; the protein is encoded by the coding sequence GTGAACCAAGCAGATTTGAGCGAACGTCTGGCGACGAGCGGCTTCCGCTTCACGCCGCAGCGGCGGTGCGTCTATGACGTGCTGCTCGCCAAGCGGGATCATCCGACGGCGGAGGAGATTTACAGTCGCGCCAAGAAAGCGATGCCGGAGATTTCTCACGCCACGGTTTACAATTGTCTGGACGCCTTGGTTTCATGCCGGCTGGTGCGCCAGGTGCAATTGGAGCGTGGCGCGGCGCGGTTCTGTCCTAACATGGAGGAGCACTGCCACTATTACTGCGACCAATGCGGTGCGGTGTTCGATGTCGCTCTGACCGAAGGGGCCACGGCGGTGCCGCGCCCCAAAGGATTCAGGGTGGACTATTACGAAATCGCGGTTCACGGCGTCTGCACGGATTGCGCCAAGAAGAAATAA
- a CDS encoding aminotransferase class III-fold pyridoxal phosphate-dependent enzyme: protein MKIPQLPATNLRPHPYSGPSRTEVLAQRQRYVHPSIFHYYREPLMLVEGQMQYVWDEQGRRYLDGLGGIVTVSVGHCHPHVVAAGNRQSEMLQHATTIYLHPNLGAFAEKLASKLSGDLKVCYFVNSGSEANDLALLMARVYTGNYDVIALRNAYHGGNASGMTVTAHSTWKYNVPHSFGVHHAIAPYPYRGPYGYDDADAGRKYADDVKSLIDYATPGKVAAFIAESIQGVGGFVEFPSGYLQQTYEHIRAAGGVCIADEVQTGFGRLGTHFWGFETQDVVPDIVTMAKGIGNGCPLGAVVTTPQIAAALTGKIHFNTFGGNPVASAMGKAVLEVIEKEKLQENALKLGTRIKSGLEQLKAKHPHIGDVRGSGLLLGIEIVQDRKTKAPGKAECAAVHEAAREMGLLVGKGGFWSQTIRLAPPMCINAADADFIVEVFDAAFTKLDS from the coding sequence ATGAAAATTCCGCAACTGCCCGCCACCAACCTGCGTCCGCATCCTTACTCCGGCCCCTCGCGAACCGAGGTGCTGGCCCAACGCCAGCGTTATGTCCACCCCAGCATTTTCCACTATTATCGCGAGCCGCTCATGCTGGTGGAGGGACAAATGCAATACGTCTGGGACGAGCAAGGCCGGCGTTATCTCGACGGCTTGGGCGGCATCGTCACCGTGAGCGTGGGCCATTGTCATCCGCACGTCGTGGCGGCGGGCAATCGCCAAAGCGAAATGCTGCAACACGCCACCACCATTTATCTGCACCCGAACCTGGGCGCGTTCGCCGAGAAACTGGCGTCCAAGTTGTCGGGTGATCTCAAGGTTTGTTACTTCGTCAACTCCGGCTCGGAAGCCAACGATCTCGCGCTGTTGATGGCGCGCGTTTACACCGGCAACTACGACGTCATCGCCCTGCGTAATGCTTATCACGGCGGTAACGCTTCCGGGATGACCGTCACCGCGCACAGCACTTGGAAATACAACGTGCCGCACAGCTTCGGCGTGCATCATGCCATCGCACCCTACCCGTATCGCGGGCCGTATGGCTATGACGACGCGGACGCCGGTCGCAAATACGCGGATGATGTCAAATCGTTGATTGATTACGCCACGCCCGGCAAGGTCGCGGCATTCATTGCGGAATCCATCCAGGGCGTCGGCGGTTTTGTCGAATTCCCGTCTGGTTACCTCCAGCAGACTTACGAACACATCCGCGCGGCCGGCGGCGTTTGCATTGCCGACGAAGTGCAAACCGGATTCGGACGGCTCGGCACGCATTTCTGGGGCTTTGAAACGCAGGACGTCGTCCCCGACATCGTGACGATGGCCAAAGGCATTGGCAACGGCTGCCCACTCGGCGCGGTGGTGACGACCCCGCAGATTGCCGCGGCCTTGACCGGTAAAATTCACTTCAACACGTTCGGTGGTAATCCCGTCGCCAGTGCGATGGGCAAAGCCGTCCTCGAAGTCATCGAGAAAGAAAAACTTCAAGAGAACGCGCTCAAGCTGGGTACGCGCATCAAAAGTGGTTTGGAGCAACTGAAGGCCAAGCATCCGCACATTGGCGATGTGCGCGGCAGCGGTCTGTTGCTGGGCATTGAGATTGTCCAAGATCGAAAGACCAAAGCCCCCGGTAAAGCCGAATGTGCGGCGGTTCACGAAGCCGCCCGAGAAATGGGACTGCTCGTTGGTAAAGGCGGCTTTTGGAGTCAAACCATTCGCCTCGCCCCACCCATGTGCATCAACGCCGCAGATGCGGATTTTATCGTCGAGGTATTTGACGCGGCATTTACGAAATTGGATTCGTAA